One window of Sphingomonas sp. KC8 genomic DNA carries:
- the gyrA gene encoding DNA gyrase subunit A — translation MASVPPSIENSDISPVSIVDEMKSSYLDYAMSVIVSRALPDVRDGLKPVHRRILYASQEGGFVPGRPYRKSAKIVGDVMGNYHPHGDSPIYMALARMAQDWSMRVPLIDGQGNFGSMDPDLPASMRYTEARLAKPAMALLADIDKDTVDFGPNYDGSLQEPLVLPARFPNLLVNGSGGIAVGMATNIPPHNLGEVIAACKAFIANGGITSEELHEIIPGPDFPTGALILGKGGARNAYTTGKGSIIVRSRHVIEEGRGDKRSIVLTEIPYQTGKNALVEGIADAAKEKRIEGISDIRDESNRFGVRIVIDLKRDATPDVVLNQLWRHTSAQSSFPANMLAIRGGRPEVLSLRDIIEAFVQFREEVITRRSKYELFKARERAHILLGLVIAVTNLDEVVRIIRASSSPADARASLLAREWPVAEIASYIKLVEAVEHEVDGDTYKLSDAQVRAILDLRLHRLTALGRDDIGEELAKLAASIAELLHILGNRARLYEVLEEELDAIAAEFATPRKSTIAPAGDDIDDEDLIEREEMVVTVTHGGYIKRTPLEAFRAQKRGGKGRSGMATKDEDAITELFVTSTHTPVLFFSTHGKVYRKKVWRLPEGAPQARGRPMVNLLPLAAGETISTVLPLPEDEAEWAKLHVVFATAEGNVRRNSMDSFANVPTNGKFAMRFEEDDTDHLIGVALLSESDDILLATRNGKAIRFAATDVREFQSRTSTGVRGILLKDGDKVISLSILRGFDATTEERDAYLRAAPWKEGDREVTLAPERMAEFAEAEEFILTVTVNGYGKRTSAYEYRRTGRGGQGITNIETSARNGTVVSSFAAHNGEQLMLVTDQAKLIRTTVADIRIAGRNTQGVTIFRVADDEHVVSAARIAESDEEEIDTDSVDGEAPATETPGETETDA, via the coding sequence TTGGCCAGCGTCCCGCCGTCCATCGAAAACAGCGACATTTCCCCAGTCTCGATCGTCGACGAGATGAAGTCGAGCTACCTCGACTATGCCATGTCGGTGATCGTCAGCCGCGCGCTGCCCGACGTTCGCGACGGGCTGAAGCCGGTGCACCGGCGTATCCTGTATGCCAGCCAGGAAGGCGGCTTCGTCCCCGGCCGGCCCTATCGCAAGTCCGCCAAGATCGTCGGCGACGTGATGGGTAATTACCACCCGCACGGCGACAGCCCGATCTACATGGCGCTGGCGCGCATGGCGCAGGACTGGTCGATGCGGGTGCCGCTGATCGACGGCCAGGGCAATTTCGGATCGATGGACCCCGATCTGCCGGCATCGATGCGCTATACCGAAGCGCGCCTTGCCAAGCCGGCAATGGCGCTGCTGGCCGATATCGACAAGGACACGGTTGATTTCGGCCCGAACTATGACGGGTCGTTGCAGGAACCCCTGGTCCTGCCGGCACGCTTCCCCAATCTGCTGGTCAATGGATCGGGCGGCATCGCCGTGGGCATGGCCACCAACATCCCGCCGCACAATCTGGGCGAGGTGATCGCGGCCTGCAAGGCGTTCATCGCCAATGGCGGGATCACATCCGAAGAACTGCACGAAATCATCCCCGGCCCCGATTTCCCGACCGGTGCGCTGATTCTGGGCAAGGGCGGCGCGCGCAACGCCTACACCACGGGCAAGGGTTCGATCATCGTCCGTTCGCGCCATGTGATCGAGGAAGGGCGCGGCGACAAGCGGTCGATCGTGCTCACCGAAATCCCTTACCAGACGGGCAAGAACGCGCTGGTCGAAGGGATTGCCGACGCCGCCAAGGAAAAGCGGATCGAAGGCATTTCGGACATCCGCGACGAATCCAACCGGTTCGGCGTGCGGATCGTGATCGACCTCAAGCGCGACGCGACACCCGATGTGGTGTTGAACCAGCTGTGGCGGCACACCAGCGCGCAATCGAGCTTCCCGGCCAATATGCTGGCGATCCGCGGCGGCCGGCCCGAAGTGCTGTCGTTGCGCGACATCATCGAAGCGTTCGTCCAGTTCCGCGAAGAAGTGATCACCCGCCGTTCGAAATATGAATTGTTCAAGGCGCGCGAACGGGCGCACATCTTGCTCGGCCTCGTCATCGCCGTCACCAACCTTGATGAAGTGGTGCGGATCATCCGCGCCTCGTCCAGCCCCGCCGACGCGCGCGCATCCCTGCTCGCCCGCGAATGGCCGGTGGCCGAGATCGCGTCCTACATCAAGCTGGTCGAAGCGGTCGAACATGAGGTCGATGGCGACACCTACAAGCTTTCGGATGCGCAGGTCCGCGCGATCCTCGATCTGCGCCTGCACCGCCTGACAGCGCTTGGCCGCGACGATATCGGCGAAGAACTCGCCAAGCTCGCCGCCTCGATCGCCGAACTGCTCCACATCCTCGGCAACCGTGCCCGGTTGTACGAAGTGCTCGAAGAAGAACTGGACGCGATCGCCGCCGAATTCGCGACGCCGCGCAAATCGACGATCGCGCCGGCTGGCGACGATATCGATGACGAAGACCTGATCGAACGCGAAGAGATGGTCGTCACCGTCACCCATGGCGGCTACATCAAGCGCACCCCGCTCGAAGCATTCCGCGCCCAGAAGCGCGGCGGCAAGGGTCGTTCGGGCATGGCGACCAAGGATGAGGACGCCATCACCGAATTGTTCGTCACGTCGACGCACACCCCGGTGCTGTTCTTCTCCACCCACGGCAAGGTCTATCGCAAGAAGGTGTGGCGCCTGCCCGAAGGCGCGCCGCAGGCGCGTGGCCGGCCGATGGTGAACCTGCTGCCGCTGGCCGCGGGCGAAACGATTTCGACCGTGCTGCCCCTGCCGGAGGATGAAGCCGAGTGGGCCAAGCTCCACGTCGTGTTCGCGACGGCCGAGGGCAATGTCCGCCGCAACAGCATGGATTCGTTCGCCAACGTGCCGACCAACGGCAAGTTCGCAATGCGTTTCGAGGAAGACGACACCGACCATCTGATCGGCGTGGCCCTGCTGTCCGAAAGCGACGACATCCTGCTCGCCACGCGCAACGGCAAGGCGATCCGTTTTGCCGCCACCGACGTGCGCGAGTTCCAAAGCCGCACGTCGACCGGGGTGCGCGGCATCCTGCTGAAGGATGGCGACAAGGTGATCTCGCTGTCGATCCTGCGCGGCTTCGACGCAACCACCGAGGAACGCGACGCATATCTGCGCGCCGCACCGTGGAAGGAAGGCGACCGCGAAGTCACGCTTGCACCCGAACGCATGGCCGAATTTGCGGAAGCCGAAGAGTTCATCCTCACCGTCACAGTCAACGGCTATGGCAAGCGGACGTCGGCCTATGAATATCGCCGCACCGGGCGCGGTGGCCAGGGCATCACCAATATCGAAACATCGGCGCGCAACGGCACCGTCGTATCGAGCTTCGCCGCGCATAACGGCGAACAGCTGATGCTCGTCACCGATCAGGCCAAGCTGATCCGCACCACCGTGGCCGATATCCGCATCGCCGGGCGCAACACGCAGGGCGTCACCATCTTCCGCGTCGCCGACGACGAACATGTCGTATCGGCCGCACGCATCGCCGAAAGCGATGAGGAAGAGATCGACACGGATAGCGTGGACGGTGAAGCCCCCGCGACCGAAACGCCGGGTGAGACCGAAACAGACGCCTGA
- a CDS encoding VOC family protein codes for MAMFGYALVGSNDLDKAKAFYDALLGSAGMPTMFEHSSGGRVYGNGMGQPFFAVVAPFDGKPATVGNGSMLSLSLDSPSAVDAFHALALSLGGADEGQPGLRGAAEYGFYAAYFRDLDGNKFCAFHTGG; via the coding sequence ATGGCGATGTTTGGATATGCGCTCGTCGGATCCAACGATCTGGACAAGGCCAAGGCGTTTTACGATGCCCTGCTGGGATCGGCCGGCATGCCAACGATGTTCGAACATTCCAGCGGCGGCCGGGTTTACGGCAATGGCATGGGCCAGCCCTTCTTCGCGGTTGTAGCGCCGTTCGACGGCAAGCCCGCAACGGTGGGCAACGGATCGATGCTCAGCCTGTCGCTGGATTCCCCGTCCGCCGTTGATGCGTTCCACGCGCTCGCTTTGTCACTTGGCGGTGCGGACGAAGGCCAGCCCGGGCTGAGGGGCGCGGCGGAATATGGGTTCTATGCCGCCTATTTCCGCGATCTCGACGGCAACAAATTCTGCGCTTTCCACACAGGCGGATAA
- a CDS encoding efflux transporter outer membrane subunit, translating into MMRSASAGLLALALAGCTTAGPYYQRPAQAVALAPAANANFAAAADRAFAAQALPDRWWRLYDDPALDALVEQALAANKDLRAADANLRRATAIVQEVAAGRTLSTTASGGVDLTRASGTGISLPGILGYDVGLSASYPVDIAGKIRRAIEAAAGDAEAVRAARDDVRVTVAAATARAYVDVCAANYSLAVNRQVVAIQRRTLDATRRLQRGGRGTAFDVSRAQAVVDQSEANLPGFAGQRQAALFRLATLLGKPPADYPRDVADCARLPAMRRPLPMGDGAALIRRRPDIRAAERALAADTARIGVAMADLYPQVRLGGSVGLGGAARDIATGSSFGFSLGPLINWSFPNRPVVKARIAQAGAQVEADVATFDAVVLEALRQTETALSNYARTRDRATALDRVRDASALSAGQADRLFRFGRSDFLNLLDAQRGLAAAESARAAAQVQLAQDEIVIFLALGGGWQDAVAPGE; encoded by the coding sequence ATGATGCGATCGGCATCGGCCGGGCTGCTCGCGCTGGCGCTGGCCGGCTGCACCACCGCTGGCCCGTATTATCAGCGGCCAGCACAGGCGGTGGCGCTGGCGCCGGCGGCCAATGCTAATTTTGCCGCCGCCGCCGATCGCGCCTTTGCCGCGCAAGCGCTGCCCGATCGCTGGTGGCGGCTGTATGACGATCCCGCGCTCGATGCGCTGGTCGAACAGGCGCTGGCGGCGAATAAGGATCTGCGCGCGGCCGACGCCAATCTGCGCCGCGCTACCGCGATCGTGCAGGAAGTGGCGGCTGGCCGTACGCTTTCGACCACCGCCAGCGGCGGGGTGGATCTGACGCGGGCATCCGGCACGGGGATCAGCCTGCCGGGTATCCTTGGCTATGATGTCGGCCTGTCGGCATCCTATCCGGTGGATATCGCCGGCAAGATCCGCCGCGCGATCGAGGCGGCGGCGGGTGATGCCGAAGCGGTGCGGGCCGCCCGTGATGATGTGCGCGTCACCGTCGCCGCCGCCACGGCGCGCGCTTATGTCGATGTGTGCGCGGCCAATTACAGCCTTGCGGTCAACCGTCAGGTCGTCGCGATCCAGCGCAGGACGCTGGATGCCACCCGGCGGTTGCAGCGTGGCGGGCGGGGCACCGCCTTCGATGTCAGCCGTGCGCAGGCTGTGGTCGATCAAAGCGAGGCGAACTTGCCCGGATTCGCCGGCCAGCGGCAGGCGGCCTTGTTCCGGCTGGCGACGTTGCTGGGCAAGCCGCCGGCCGATTATCCGCGCGATGTGGCCGATTGTGCGCGGCTGCCGGCGATGCGCCGTCCCTTGCCGATGGGCGACGGCGCGGCGCTGATCCGTCGCCGGCCGGATATTCGCGCGGCCGAACGCGCGCTGGCCGCCGATACCGCGCGGATCGGGGTGGCGATGGCGGATCTTTATCCGCAGGTCCGCCTTGGCGGATCGGTTGGGCTGGGCGGTGCGGCCAGGGATATCGCGACCGGATCGTCCTTTGGCTTCAGCCTTGGCCCGCTGATCAACTGGTCGTTCCCCAATCGTCCGGTGGTGAAGGCACGGATCGCGCAGGCGGGCGCGCAGGTGGAGGCGGACGTCGCCACGTTCGATGCGGTCGTCCTCGAAGCGCTGCGGCAAACCGAAACCGCGCTCAGCAATTATGCCCGGACACGGGACCGGGCCACCGCGCTTGATCGGGTGCGGGATGCGTCGGCGCTATCGGCGGGACAGGCGGATCGCTTGTTCCGCTTCGGCCGGTCCGATTTCCTCAACTTGCTGGATGCCCAGCGCGGGCTGGCGGCGGCGGAATCCGCGCGGGCGGCGGCACAGGTTCAACTGGCGCAGGACGAAATCGTGATCTTCCTGGCGCTGGGCGGCGGCTGGCAGGATGCGGTGGCGCCGGGCGAATAA
- a CDS encoding efflux RND transporter periplasmic adaptor subunit, with translation MNKMLAAITRSAATIIIVILAVLVAIWMWNHYERSPWTRDGRVRADVVRVTPDIPGLITQVAVHDNQVVKPGDLLFVIDRPRYSLALDQAQAQIASAKATLAQARREASRDIGLGDLVAAETHEQNVARVETARAALAVALTGVAAARLNLVRTEVRAPVNGIVTNLDLHPGDFIAAGQQAMALVDTDSLRVEGYFEETKLPRIHVGAPVTVHLMGEDKALKGRVESIAAGINDSGRSNSSNLLPDVEPTFSWVRLAQRIPVRVKLVDVPRDVRLIVGRTATVSVDPGDGR, from the coding sequence ATGAACAAGATGCTTGCCGCCATCACGCGCAGCGCAGCGACGATCATCATCGTCATCCTCGCGGTGCTTGTCGCGATATGGATGTGGAATCATTATGAACGCAGCCCATGGACGCGTGACGGCCGGGTGCGGGCCGATGTGGTGCGGGTGACGCCCGATATTCCGGGGCTGATCACGCAGGTCGCGGTGCATGACAATCAGGTGGTGAAGCCGGGCGATCTGCTGTTCGTGATCGATCGGCCGCGTTATTCGCTCGCGCTCGATCAGGCGCAGGCGCAGATCGCCAGCGCGAAGGCGACGCTGGCGCAGGCGCGGCGTGAAGCATCGCGCGATATCGGCCTGGGCGATCTGGTGGCGGCCGAAACGCACGAACAGAATGTCGCGCGTGTCGAAACCGCGCGTGCCGCGCTTGCCGTGGCGCTGACGGGCGTGGCGGCCGCAAGGCTCAACCTGGTGCGCACCGAAGTGCGCGCACCGGTCAACGGCATCGTCACCAACCTTGATCTGCATCCTGGCGACTTCATTGCCGCCGGCCAGCAGGCGATGGCGCTGGTTGATACCGATAGCCTGCGGGTGGAAGGTTATTTCGAAGAAACCAAGCTGCCACGCATCCATGTCGGCGCGCCCGTCACCGTGCACCTGATGGGCGAGGACAAGGCGCTGAAGGGCCGCGTGGAAAGCATCGCGGCGGGCATCAACGACAGTGGCCGGTCGAACTCCTCCAACCTCTTGCCCGATGTCGAACCGACCTTTTCGTGGGTGCGGCTGGCGCAGCGCATTCCGGTGCGGGTGAAACTGGTCGATGTGCCCAGGGACGTCCGTCTCATCGTCGGGCGGACGGCCACGGTTTCGGTCGATCCCGGGGATGGCCGATGA
- a CDS encoding DUF1656 domain-containing protein, with protein sequence MIGETAIGGVFVPTLLLLALGALLLTGFVVRYVGLFGLYRFVAYRALVDLALFVLILGGLAWAFMLFGIQL encoded by the coding sequence ATGATCGGTGAAACCGCCATCGGTGGCGTATTCGTGCCCACCTTGCTGCTGCTGGCCCTTGGCGCGCTGCTGCTGACCGGTTTCGTCGTCCGCTATGTCGGGCTATTCGGTCTCTATCGTTTCGTTGCCTATCGCGCGCTGGTCGATCTGGCGCTTTTCGTCCTGATCCTTGGTGGCCTTGCCTGGGCCTTCATGCTTTTCGGTATCCAGCTATGA
- a CDS encoding FUSC family protein codes for MSARYGFPAALFALKCYAAAMLALYIALRIGLPRPYWAVSTAIIVSQPLAGAVLSKAIFRLVGTVVGGAAAVLMVPNLVNAPELLVLAFGLWLGLCVFVSVLDRTPRSYLFVLAGYSACIIGLPSVDAPGDIFQTAILRTQEIGIGILCASLIHGVVFPGSVAGLVLRRVDGMLRDAEIWSRDSLAEEDVPDLDRERRRLALDISELHQLSVHLPFETSRIAPRVRTVRALQDQLSLLLPLAAAVDDRMKMLVRDGRPLHGAIAALIEDTREWLADPGTDLAARDAAAERLRARCARLEPVVTPDLAWDDALRLSLLSRLSSLIAAHRDCRDLRDQMQTHSRQPVTARVAELLEQRRNRELHRDYAGALRAAFGAALTVIVGCALWIGSGWQDGGGAVMIAGIFLALFASVDDATVPLKIFMVGTVIAVLAGAIYAFAILPRLDGFPMLAIAFAPVLLIAGSLMASPRYGPVALATMMGFASPSLIAAHYDSQFAPYVNGGIAQIVGIWFAIVMSRLLQSAGAEGAVRRIVKAGWADIAGRSNSAATPDLRGWINRMLDRVALLVPRVSGRGEDAGQPLFAALRDLRTGVAIGELRQLRMDLPPAERAPITPVLRDVGAYYGGLDPANPLPPEAGLLDRIDGALAAIITNPSAETRRAGALALVSLRRNLFPDAPAYGKVAA; via the coding sequence ATGAGTGCGCGTTACGGTTTTCCGGCGGCGTTGTTCGCGCTGAAATGTTATGCGGCGGCGATGCTGGCGCTCTACATCGCGCTGCGCATTGGCCTGCCCCGGCCTTATTGGGCCGTTTCAACCGCGATCATCGTGTCGCAACCGTTGGCAGGGGCGGTGCTGTCCAAGGCGATTTTCCGGCTGGTCGGCACGGTTGTCGGCGGGGCGGCGGCCGTGCTGATGGTGCCCAACCTCGTCAACGCGCCCGAATTGCTGGTGCTGGCTTTCGGGCTGTGGCTGGGGTTGTGCGTGTTCGTATCGGTGCTCGATCGCACGCCGCGTTCCTATCTGTTCGTCCTTGCCGGCTACAGCGCGTGCATCATCGGCCTGCCCAGCGTCGACGCGCCGGGCGATATTTTCCAGACCGCGATCCTGCGCACGCAGGAAATCGGCATCGGCATCCTGTGTGCCAGCCTGATCCATGGCGTCGTCTTTCCCGGGTCGGTTGCCGGATTGGTGCTGCGCCGGGTGGACGGCATGTTGCGCGACGCGGAAATCTGGTCGCGGGATTCGCTGGCGGAAGAAGATGTTCCCGATCTCGATCGTGAACGGCGCCGCCTTGCGCTCGATATTTCGGAATTGCACCAGCTTTCGGTGCACCTGCCGTTCGAAACCAGCCGGATCGCGCCGCGCGTGCGCACGGTGCGGGCGTTGCAGGATCAATTGTCGCTGTTGCTGCCGCTGGCGGCGGCGGTGGACGATCGGATGAAGATGCTGGTGCGCGACGGCCGGCCGTTGCATGGCGCGATTGCCGCCCTGATCGAAGACACCCGCGAATGGCTGGCTGATCCCGGCACCGATCTGGCTGCGCGCGATGCGGCGGCCGAACGCTTGCGCGCCCGCTGCGCCCGGCTGGAACCCGTGGTCACGCCCGATCTGGCGTGGGACGATGCGTTGCGGCTCAGCCTGCTGTCGCGGTTGTCGAGCCTGATCGCGGCGCACCGCGATTGCCGCGATCTGCGTGATCAGATGCAGACGCATTCGCGCCAGCCCGTCACGGCGCGTGTCGCCGAACTGCTCGAACAGCGCCGCAACCGTGAACTGCACCGCGATTATGCCGGGGCGTTGCGCGCGGCATTCGGTGCGGCGCTTACCGTGATTGTCGGCTGTGCCTTGTGGATCGGTAGCGGCTGGCAGGATGGTGGTGGCGCGGTGATGATCGCCGGTATCTTCCTGGCCTTGTTCGCCTCGGTCGATGATGCGACGGTTCCGCTCAAGATTTTCATGGTCGGCACGGTCATCGCGGTGCTGGCGGGGGCGATCTACGCCTTTGCCATACTGCCCCGGCTCGATGGTTTCCCGATGCTGGCCATCGCCTTTGCGCCGGTGCTGCTGATCGCGGGTTCGCTGATGGCGTCCCCTCGCTATGGTCCGGTTGCGCTGGCGACGATGATGGGTTTTGCCAGCCCCAGCCTGATCGCGGCCCATTATGACAGCCAGTTCGCGCCTTATGTGAATGGCGGGATTGCCCAGATCGTCGGGATTTGGTTCGCCATCGTGATGAGCCGCTTGCTGCAGTCGGCCGGGGCGGAAGGGGCGGTGCGCCGGATCGTGAAGGCCGGGTGGGCGGATATTGCGGGGCGCAGCAATTCGGCGGCCACCCCCGATCTGCGCGGCTGGATCAACCGGATGCTCGATCGGGTCGCTTTGCTGGTGCCGCGCGTTAGCGGGCGCGGGGAGGACGCGGGACAGCCGCTTTTCGCGGCGCTGCGCGATTTGCGCACGGGCGTCGCGATCGGCGAATTGCGCCAGTTGCGGATGGATTTGCCGCCGGCCGAACGCGCGCCGATCACCCCCGTGCTGCGCGATGTGGGCGCTTATTATGGGGGCCTCGATCCGGCGAACCCGCTGCCGCCCGAGGCGGGCTTGCTCGATCGGATCGATGGGGCGCTGGCAGCGATTATCACCAACCCTTCGGCGGAAACCCGTCGGGCGGGGGCGCTTGCGCTTGTCAGTCTTCGGCGCAATCTGTTTCCCGATGCGCCGGCGTACGGGAAGGTTGCGGCATGA
- a CDS encoding MarR family winged helix-turn-helix transcriptional regulator: MRLTPVARQWRLVGDQALARLGLSSSTGWCLIYLDRMGDDVRQADLARAVEISDATLVRTLHQLEASGLIARHPDIEDKRVNRIRLTEAGRTMVGPIEAQLADIRQALLAGVSDADISAALRVCEALGEGLAARRGGVP, from the coding sequence ATGCGACTCACGCCGGTGGCGCGGCAATGGCGATTGGTGGGTGATCAGGCGCTGGCGCGGTTGGGCCTGTCCAGTTCCACCGGCTGGTGCCTTATCTATCTGGATCGAATGGGGGATGATGTTCGACAGGCGGATCTTGCCCGCGCGGTCGAGATTTCCGATGCGACCCTGGTGCGCACCCTGCATCAGCTTGAAGCGTCCGGGCTGATCGCGCGCCATCCCGATATAGAAGATAAACGGGTCAACCGGATCCGGCTGACCGAAGCAGGGCGCACGATGGTCGGCCCGATCGAGGCACAACTGGCCGACATTCGACAGGCGTTGCTGGCGGGTGTCTCCGATGCCGACATTTCCGCCGCGCTGCGTGTCTGCGAAGCGCTGGGTGAGGGGCTGGCCGCGCGCCGCGGCGGCGTGCCATGA
- a CDS encoding MucR family transcriptional regulator encodes MADERDIALIELAADIVSAHLSNNMVAMSDVPMLIQSVHQALAAAASGVGSPSEEPSIEKPVAAVSVRKSISDPEQIISMIDGKPYKSLKRHITRHGYTPESYREAFGLPAGYPMVAPAYSERRRAVAKQLGLGRKKGERPAPRRNGAAKPAAAPATRTRKPKA; translated from the coding sequence ATGGCGGACGAGCGGGATATTGCACTTATTGAGCTTGCAGCCGACATCGTGTCAGCGCACCTGTCGAACAATATGGTTGCGATGTCTGATGTTCCAATGCTGATCCAGTCTGTGCATCAGGCATTGGCTGCAGCCGCTTCGGGTGTCGGTAGTCCGTCAGAAGAACCGAGTATTGAAAAACCGGTTGCCGCCGTCAGTGTCCGTAAATCCATCTCCGATCCCGAACAGATCATCAGCATGATTGATGGAAAGCCGTATAAAAGTTTGAAGCGCCATATTACGCGCCACGGATATACGCCAGAAAGCTATCGCGAGGCGTTCGGCCTGCCGGCAGGCTATCCGATGGTCGCGCCCGCCTATAGCGAACGTCGTCGTGCGGTAGCCAAACAACTTGGGCTGGGCCGGAAAAAGGGAGAACGCCCAGCGCCCCGACGCAATGGGGCGGCCAAGCCGGCTGCGGCGCCGGCCACCCGGACGCGCAAGCCCAAAGCCTGA
- a CDS encoding CYTH and CHAD domain-containing protein, with protein sequence MAHQDEIELKLDVTPASAAMMEASPLLTGIAAHDHTHHAVYFDTPDQALRAAGLSLRIRRTDGRRIQTLKVAGAAAVGLFARREWEREAIGDWPTIDESMPLHTLIGGFDPARLAPVFEVRVERRLRNLQFGDAAIELAIDHGTVVAAGRSEDFCEVELELKEGAPAALFGFARALAGIAPARCGILSKAERGYRLVARLNESAVRAQAVPLTPDMTSAEGFEAIAAACLRQFRLNEILVRTRRDPAALHQARVALRRLRSAISMFRAMLNDDRRDTMAERLRSVGDGMALARAIDVLIDTTADEALRHQLARHRMAAYDAAIAILNGPACASLMLDLAEWIAIGPWRTAPVDADLCDVRLPDAAAAALDRFRRRIKQAGPLNERDDEERHRVRIAAKRLRYATEYFGPLFKSRKAAKRHAAISDALEILQERLGRLNDIATIPELFRQIGMDGAQPPIDPAERETLIIEAAAACAAVLDAKRFWR encoded by the coding sequence GTGGCGCATCAGGACGAAATCGAACTGAAGCTGGATGTTACACCGGCGTCCGCCGCCATGATGGAAGCTTCGCCGTTGCTTACCGGAATCGCGGCGCATGACCACACGCACCACGCCGTCTATTTCGACACACCGGATCAGGCGTTGCGTGCAGCGGGGCTGTCCTTACGCATACGTCGCACGGACGGGCGGAGAATCCAGACATTGAAGGTGGCGGGCGCCGCCGCCGTCGGCTTGTTTGCCCGCCGGGAATGGGAACGCGAGGCGATCGGCGACTGGCCGACAATCGACGAAAGCATGCCGCTGCACACGCTGATCGGCGGCTTCGATCCGGCAAGGCTGGCGCCCGTTTTCGAAGTTCGCGTGGAACGCCGCCTGCGCAATCTGCAATTCGGCGATGCCGCCATCGAACTGGCGATTGATCATGGCACCGTCGTCGCCGCCGGCCGTTCCGAGGATTTCTGCGAAGTCGAACTGGAACTGAAGGAGGGCGCACCCGCCGCGCTCTTCGGTTTCGCCAGGGCATTGGCCGGCATTGCGCCAGCCCGTTGCGGCATATTGAGCAAGGCCGAGCGAGGCTATCGCCTGGTGGCCCGGCTCAACGAAAGCGCCGTCCGGGCGCAAGCCGTACCACTGACCCCGGACATGACATCCGCCGAAGGTTTCGAGGCAATCGCGGCAGCCTGCCTGCGCCAGTTCCGGCTGAACGAAATATTGGTCAGGACCAGGCGCGATCCCGCCGCGCTGCATCAGGCGCGCGTAGCACTGCGGCGGCTGCGATCGGCCATCTCGATGTTTCGCGCCATGCTGAACGACGACCGCCGCGACACGATGGCAGAACGCCTGCGATCCGTTGGCGACGGAATGGCGCTGGCGCGCGCGATCGACGTGCTGATCGACACCACGGCGGACGAAGCGCTGCGCCACCAACTGGCGCGCCACCGCATGGCGGCCTATGATGCCGCGATCGCCATTTTGAACGGACCGGCGTGCGCCAGCCTGATGCTCGATCTGGCGGAATGGATCGCGATCGGCCCATGGCGGACCGCCCCGGTGGACGCGGATCTGTGCGATGTCCGGTTGCCCGATGCGGCCGCAGCCGCGCTCGATCGGTTTCGCCGCCGGATAAAGCAGGCCGGACCGCTGAACGAACGGGACGATGAAGAACGGCACCGGGTGCGGATCGCGGCGAAGAGACTGCGCTACGCAACCGAATATTTCGGGCCATTGTTCAAGAGCCGCAAAGCCGCCAAACGGCACGCCGCCATCAGTGACGCGCTGGAAATCCTGCAGGAACGGCTGGGCCGGCTGAACGACATCGCCACCATACCCGAACTGTTCCGCCAGATCGGAATGGACGGCGCCCAGCCCCCAATCGATCCCGCCGAACGGGAAACGCTGATCATCGAGGCCGCCGCCGCATGCGCTGCGGTGCTGGATGCCAAACGGTTCTGGCGATGA
- a CDS encoding TetR/AcrR family transcriptional regulator, protein MTGTTRSGDRPAGRTAARSATRARLMAAGERLIGLHGIDGISLEDIARHAGQANKYAVQYHFGSRDGLIQAILDARISAVEARRQALMATMDPASAVSILAVFVGPLAEQVDADGDCAFARFLLQFATQFQPWPNIVHPLRAAGQGSVSLMLFKALCGAIPTVAPAVLGRRLMLLMHLPLRALLPADAAMAEAYAPTPLADVIAMMAAALAVPEPA, encoded by the coding sequence ATGACGGGAACGACGCGTTCAGGCGATCGGCCAGCCGGGCGAACGGCTGCGCGGTCCGCCACGCGGGCGCGGCTGATGGCGGCCGGCGAACGGCTGATCGGGCTGCACGGAATCGACGGCATTTCGCTGGAAGACATTGCCCGCCATGCGGGGCAGGCGAACAAATATGCCGTGCAATATCATTTCGGCAGCCGCGACGGGCTGATCCAGGCGATCCTCGATGCGCGCATTTCCGCGGTCGAAGCCCGGCGCCAGGCGCTTATGGCGACGATGGACCCTGCCAGTGCGGTATCGATCCTGGCGGTGTTCGTCGGGCCGCTGGCCGAACAGGTGGATGCCGATGGCGATTGCGCGTTTGCGCGCTTTCTTCTTCAGTTTGCCACCCAGTTCCAGCCATGGCCGAACATCGTCCATCCGTTGCGCGCAGCGGGGCAGGGCAGTGTTTCGCTAATGTTGTTCAAGGCGCTGTGTGGCGCGATCCCCACGGTTGCGCCGGCAGTGCTTGGGCGGCGGCTGATGCTGTTGATGCACCTGCCCTTGCGCGCCTTGCTTCCGGCGGATGCGGCCATGGCCGAGGCCTATGCGCCCACCCCGCTTGCGGATGTCATCGCGATGATGGCGGCAGCGCTGGCGGTGCCCGAACCGGCGTAA